A stretch of the Odontesthes bonariensis isolate fOdoBon6 chromosome 5, fOdoBon6.hap1, whole genome shotgun sequence genome encodes the following:
- the LOC142380776 gene encoding uncharacterized protein LOC142380776 translates to MQSQRSTSTPPSFDSLSSSDGLLFSDSEQAEDDTDVFLTYSSPSVIIGGMGRPKARKDVESGSPRSQWTSDSLTDKDEEEESYRSEREGKAAHIGLAERDPTSQTRKSEGDLLFARKCAELQGFVRPLLNLLNGLKKGRFDQGLSSFQQSIAMDRIQRIVGVLQRPNCGEKYLNTLLQVEVMLKLWFPQISPQPVSAAPSNATSHTHSLRDTSSSTLSHKHRDQSHIPVKKRRLSWTGTDSPTSSPVPVKRPRSAEESRHDQDERECPPSSPWLASAANQHSLNMINNGQLKDDGMGKDTERQEPSQLLKYNTGQNSEPSLTWVHVAPILYPRKACLSHEEAALVGNDENIITAGRGHNPATQDSSISSTTPPKHPGNQKNPIRCQSQLDVGQQSKQETAETCQGQSQLPLVKIEPLAKVCPTTSET, encoded by the exons ATGCAGTCTCAAAGAAGCACTTCTACTCCGCCCTCCTTCGACTCCCTGAGCTCCAGCGATGGCCTCTTGTTCAGCGACTCGGAGCAGGCGGAGGATGACACAGACGTCTTTTTGACATATAGCTCTCCCTCCGTCATCATCGGTGGGATGGGCAGGCCTAAGGCCAGGAAAGATGTTGAATCAGGGAGCCCCAGGTCCCAGTGGACGTCTGACAGCCTCACGGATaaagacgaggaggaggagtcgTACAGGTCAGAGAGGGAAGGCAAAGCAGCCCACATTGGCCTGGCTGAGAGAGATCCCACGAGCCAGACACGAAAATCAGAGGGAGATCTGCTGTTTGCTCGAAAG TGTGCTGAGCTGCAAGGTTTTGTCAGGCCCCTGCTCAATCTGCTGAATGGACTGAAGAAGGGCCGATTCGACCAAG GTTTAAGTAGTTTCCAGCAGAGCATTGCCATGGATCGCATCCAGAGGATTGTGGGAGTTTTGCAGAGGCCTAACTGCGG GGAGAAGTATCTGAACACTCTGCTCCAGGTGGAGGTGATGTTAAAACTTTGGTTCCCACAAATCTCCCCTCAACCTGTGTCTGCAGCCCCAAGCAACGCCACGTCCCACACTCACTCCCTCCGGGACACTTCCAGCTCCACcctttcacacaaacacagggaTCAGTCACATATTCCCGTCAAG AAGCGCAGGCTCAGCTGGACCGGTACGGACTCCCCCACGTCCTCTCCCGTACCCGTCAAGCGCCCTCGCAGTGCAGAAGAAAGTAGGCATGATCAGGATGAAAGGGAGTGCCCTCCCTCTTCTCCATGGCTGGCTTCTGCTGCTAACCAACATTCACTAAATATGATCAATAACGGCCAGCTAAAAGATGACGGGATGGGAAAAGACACTGAGAGGCAGGAACCGAGCCAGCTATTAAAGTACAACACAGGGCAAAACTCTGAGCCGAGTTTGACGTGGGTGCACGTCGCTCCCATCCTGTACCCACGAAAAGCTTGCCTCTCACACGAAGAGGCAGCACTGGTGGGTAACGATGAAAACATCATCACAGCAGGCAGGGGGCACAATCCAGCAACACAAGACAGCTCCATCTCATCCACCACACCCCCCAAGCACCCCGGAAATCAAAAGAACCCAATCAGGTGCCAAAGCCAACTTGATGTTGGACAACAGAGCAAACAAGAGACCGCTGAGACGTGTCAGGGTCAAAGCCAGCTTCCACTTGTCAAAATTGAGCCTTTGGCCAAAGTGTGCCCCACCACCTCAGAAACCTGA